In Curtobacterium sp. MCPF17_002, one genomic interval encodes:
- a CDS encoding VOC family protein: MTRGRVHHVELRTADLESAGTAWAWLLGELGYEPFQQWDHGRSWRLGDGYIVLESAPLDGANDRRRPGLSHVAFHAGDRSDVARMWDAAPDHGWVRLYEDRHPNAGGPDHHAAFLEDAERFKVELVAG, translated from the coding sequence GTGACGCGGGGACGCGTCCACCACGTCGAACTCCGGACCGCCGACCTCGAGTCGGCCGGAACCGCCTGGGCATGGCTCCTCGGCGAGCTCGGCTACGAGCCGTTCCAGCAGTGGGACCACGGCCGGAGCTGGCGACTCGGCGACGGGTACATCGTGCTCGAGTCCGCCCCGCTCGACGGGGCGAACGACCGTCGACGGCCGGGGTTGAGCCACGTCGCCTTCCACGCCGGTGACCGCAGCGACGTCGCGCGGATGTGGGACGCGGCACCCGACCACGGCTGGGTCCGCCTGTACGAGGACCGGCACCCGAACGCCGGCGGACCCGACCACCACGCCGCGTTCCTGGAGGACGCCGAGCGCTTCAAGGTCGAGCTCGTCGCTGGCTGA
- a CDS encoding SDR family NAD(P)-dependent oxidoreductase: MGNRFEGKVAIVTGAGSGIGEATARAFIDEGASVVLTDSVDEKVRAVGDSLPTDRTVVLQADVASPDDWETVVSAAVDRFDRVDVLVNNAGTFSSGDITDISTDEWRRVIETDLSGVFYGTRAALPFLRETKGSIVNTSSVSGEDADWRMSPYNAAKGGVTNFTKAAALDNGQFGVRVNAVAPGLIWTDLTQEQAEDDELREQFAERIALGRGGRSEEVAAAVLFLASDAASFITGAILPVDGGTTASNGQPPQS, from the coding sequence ATGGGCAACCGGTTCGAGGGCAAGGTCGCGATCGTCACGGGAGCGGGGTCCGGCATCGGCGAGGCCACCGCGCGGGCGTTCATCGACGAGGGCGCATCCGTCGTGCTGACGGACAGCGTGGACGAGAAGGTGCGCGCGGTGGGGGACTCCCTGCCGACCGACCGCACGGTGGTGCTGCAGGCCGACGTCGCGAGTCCCGACGACTGGGAGACGGTGGTCTCCGCGGCGGTGGACCGGTTCGACCGCGTCGACGTGCTCGTGAACAACGCAGGCACGTTCAGCTCGGGCGACATCACGGACATCAGCACGGACGAGTGGCGTCGGGTGATCGAGACCGACCTCTCCGGAGTCTTCTACGGCACCCGTGCAGCGCTGCCCTTCCTCCGTGAGACGAAGGGCTCGATCGTGAACACCTCGTCGGTCTCCGGCGAGGACGCGGACTGGCGGATGAGCCCGTACAACGCGGCCAAGGGCGGCGTGACCAACTTCACGAAGGCCGCCGCGCTCGACAACGGACAGTTCGGTGTGCGGGTGAACGCGGTCGCGCCGGGGCTCATCTGGACCGACCTCACGCAGGAGCAGGCGGAGGACGACGAGCTCAGGGAGCAGTTCGCCGAGCGGATCGCGCTCGGCCGTGGTGGCCGTTCAGAGGAGGTCGCTGCCGCGGTGCTCTTCCTGGCGAGCGACGCGGCGTCGTTCATCACGGGTGCGATCCTGCCCGTCGACGGCGGCACGACCGCGAGCAACGGGCAGCCGCCGCAGTCCTGA
- a CDS encoding glycosyl hydrolase family 65 protein translates to MNPLTSDPLDRVRYPIDEWALVETEYSPDEQGVAETNFAVGNGYLGLRGNLDEGRGGVQYGTYINGFHETWPIRHAEDAFGFAKTGQTIINAPDAKVIRLYVDDEPLVLAEADILRHHRRLDFRGGYLFRETEWSTPSGKRVLIRARRLVSFTDRHLAVIDYEVTVLDADASILLSSQILNRQDVQDEYHAGMRAAANAFDPRKAEAFTERVLEPKLKRSTGGRSLLGYQAASSGMTICVGVEHHLETENSWDESSSIEDDLAKHVYRVQARAGKPIRLTKHVVYHTSRGVPARELADRCDRTLDRSRAESVDAVFARQAEWMDDFWARSDVEIAGQPALQQAVRWNLFMLAQATARTDGHGIAAKGVTGSGYGGHYFWDMEIYVLPFLSYTAPIVARNALRFRYNMLDAARARARELNQHGALFPWRTINGEESSAYYAAGTAQYHIDADIAHALMQYVRASDDREFLKRGAIDILVETARLWEDLGFWRSNGDQKFHIDGVTGPDEYTTVVDDNLYTNVMARANLWFAVNACRELAADDPEEYDRMVRRTGLQAQEIADWEHAAESMEIPFDPHRGIHPQDAQFLDKELWDLENTPESKRPLLLHYHPLVIYRFQVLKQADVVLALFLQGHEFTAAEKRRDFDYYDALTTGDSTLSAVVQSIMAAEVGYHDLAQQYFQTALYVDLADLHGNTTDGVHIASTGGIWGGLVNGFGGMRDHGGRMTFNPRLPKDWERLTYRLTVRGSRVRVDVEETQMTFTVETGSGFTVWVHNQQWDITVGEPTVVPLPHHGPRMTGRAPTTSDIQGTLRADGSVVTASIPTISLDRDLDADDTTA, encoded by the coding sequence ATGAACCCCCTCACCTCGGACCCCCTCGACCGCGTCCGGTACCCCATCGACGAGTGGGCGCTCGTCGAGACCGAGTACTCGCCCGACGAACAGGGCGTCGCGGAGACGAACTTCGCCGTCGGCAACGGGTACCTCGGCCTCCGCGGGAACCTCGACGAGGGCCGCGGCGGCGTGCAGTACGGCACGTACATCAACGGCTTCCACGAGACGTGGCCGATCCGTCACGCCGAGGACGCCTTCGGGTTCGCGAAGACCGGCCAGACGATCATCAACGCGCCCGACGCCAAGGTCATCCGGCTGTACGTCGACGACGAGCCGCTCGTCCTGGCCGAGGCGGACATCCTCCGGCACCACCGGCGGCTCGACTTCCGCGGCGGGTACCTGTTCCGCGAGACCGAGTGGTCGACGCCCTCGGGCAAGCGGGTCCTCATCCGCGCACGCCGACTGGTGTCCTTCACCGACCGGCACCTCGCCGTCATCGACTACGAGGTGACCGTGCTCGACGCGGACGCCTCGATCCTGCTGTCCAGCCAGATCCTCAACCGGCAGGACGTGCAGGACGAGTACCACGCCGGCATGCGCGCCGCCGCGAACGCCTTCGACCCGCGCAAGGCCGAGGCGTTCACCGAACGCGTGCTCGAGCCGAAGCTGAAGCGCAGCACCGGCGGTCGCTCCCTGCTCGGGTACCAGGCGGCGAGCTCCGGCATGACGATCTGCGTCGGGGTCGAGCACCACCTCGAGACCGAGAACAGCTGGGACGAGTCCTCGTCGATCGAGGACGACCTCGCGAAGCACGTCTACCGGGTGCAGGCCCGTGCCGGCAAGCCGATCCGGCTGACCAAGCACGTGGTGTACCACACGTCCCGTGGGGTGCCGGCGCGTGAACTGGCCGACCGCTGCGACCGCACCCTCGACCGGTCCCGCGCAGAATCCGTCGACGCCGTGTTCGCGCGGCAGGCCGAGTGGATGGACGACTTCTGGGCCCGCAGCGACGTCGAGATCGCCGGGCAGCCGGCGCTCCAGCAGGCGGTGCGCTGGAACCTCTTCATGCTCGCGCAGGCCACCGCCCGCACGGACGGGCACGGCATCGCGGCGAAGGGCGTCACCGGCTCGGGCTACGGCGGGCACTACTTCTGGGACATGGAGATCTACGTCCTGCCGTTCCTGTCGTACACGGCGCCGATCGTCGCCCGGAACGCGCTGCGGTTCCGCTACAACATGCTCGACGCCGCCCGTGCCCGCGCCCGTGAGCTCAACCAGCACGGCGCACTGTTCCCGTGGCGGACCATCAACGGCGAGGAGTCCAGCGCCTACTACGCGGCGGGCACGGCGCAGTACCACATCGACGCCGACATCGCCCATGCGCTGATGCAGTACGTCCGGGCCTCGGACGACCGCGAGTTCCTCAAGCGCGGTGCGATCGACATCCTCGTCGAGACCGCCCGCCTGTGGGAGGACCTCGGGTTCTGGCGCTCCAACGGCGACCAGAAGTTCCACATCGACGGCGTCACCGGTCCGGACGAGTACACGACCGTCGTCGACGACAACCTCTACACGAACGTGATGGCCCGGGCGAACCTGTGGTTCGCGGTGAACGCCTGCCGCGAGCTCGCCGCCGACGACCCGGAGGAGTACGACCGCATGGTGCGGCGCACCGGGCTGCAGGCGCAGGAGATCGCCGACTGGGAGCACGCGGCCGAGTCGATGGAGATCCCGTTCGACCCGCACCGCGGCATCCACCCGCAGGACGCGCAGTTCCTCGACAAGGAACTCTGGGACCTCGAAAACACGCCCGAGAGCAAGCGCCCACTGCTCCTGCACTACCACCCGCTGGTCATCTACCGGTTCCAGGTGCTCAAGCAGGCCGACGTCGTGCTCGCGCTGTTCCTGCAGGGGCACGAGTTCACGGCTGCCGAGAAGCGTCGCGACTTCGACTACTACGACGCGCTCACCACCGGCGACTCGACGCTCTCCGCCGTCGTGCAGTCGATCATGGCTGCCGAGGTCGGCTACCACGACCTCGCCCAGCAGTACTTCCAGACGGCGCTCTACGTCGACCTGGCGGACCTGCACGGCAACACCACGGACGGCGTGCACATCGCGTCAACGGGCGGCATCTGGGGCGGCCTCGTCAACGGGTTCGGCGGCATGCGGGACCACGGCGGTCGGATGACCTTCAACCCGCGCCTGCCGAAGGACTGGGAGCGCCTGACCTACCGCCTGACGGTGCGCGGCTCCCGGGTCCGCGTCGACGTCGAGGAGACGCAGATGACCTTCACGGTCGAGACCGGCTCCGGCTTCACGGTGTGGGTGCACAACCAGCAGTGGGACATCACCGTCGGCGAGCCGACCGTCGTCCCGCTGCCGCACCACGGGCCGCGGATGACCGGCCGCGCCCCGACGACGAGCGACATCCAGGGCACGCTCCGCGCGGACGGGTCGGTGGTCACGGCCTCCATCCCGACGATCTCCCTCGACCGCGATCTCGACGCCGACGACACCACAGCCTGA
- a CDS encoding beta-phosphoglucomutase family hydrolase, producing the protein MTTPDRRTPARLADQRALLFDLDGVLTPTADVHMRAWSRLFTPYLAAHGVAPYTEQDYFASIDGKPRYDGVRSLLESRGIDLPQGTPDDPPDADTVCGLGNRKNAEFTAELTEHGVEPYPGSLRFLVAAIDAGLSVAVVSSSANATQVLRTAGILERFPVVVDGLVAREDGLAGKPAPDTYLDAAGRFGLTPAECVVVEDATSGVAAGRNGAFGLVIGVDRGAGADALREHGADVVVRDLDELVGELPRPTTSAT; encoded by the coding sequence ATGACCACGCCGGACCGGCGCACCCCCGCGCGACTCGCTGACCAGCGAGCGCTCCTGTTCGACCTCGATGGTGTCCTCACCCCGACCGCCGACGTCCACATGCGCGCGTGGAGCCGGCTGTTCACGCCGTACCTGGCGGCGCACGGCGTCGCCCCGTACACGGAGCAGGACTACTTCGCCTCCATCGACGGCAAGCCGCGCTACGACGGCGTGCGGTCCCTGCTCGAGTCCCGCGGCATCGACCTGCCGCAGGGCACCCCCGACGACCCGCCCGACGCCGACACCGTGTGCGGACTCGGCAACCGGAAGAACGCCGAGTTCACCGCGGAGCTGACGGAGCACGGCGTGGAGCCGTACCCCGGCTCGCTCCGGTTCCTCGTCGCCGCGATCGACGCCGGCCTGTCCGTCGCGGTGGTCTCCAGCTCCGCGAACGCCACCCAGGTGCTGCGCACGGCGGGCATCCTCGAGCGCTTCCCGGTGGTCGTCGACGGTCTCGTCGCGCGTGAAGACGGTCTCGCCGGCAAGCCCGCACCCGACACCTACCTCGACGCCGCCGGCCGGTTCGGGCTCACCCCGGCCGAGTGCGTCGTGGTCGAGGACGCCACGAGCGGGGTCGCGGCGGGCCGGAACGGCGCCTTCGGGCTCGTCATCGGCGTCGACCGCGGTGCCGGGGCCGATGCCCTGCGCGAGCACGGCGCCGACGTCGTCGTGCGCGACCTCGACGAACTGGTCGGCGAGCTGCCCCGGCCGACCACCAGCGCGACGTAG